The Cellulomonas wangleii genome includes a region encoding these proteins:
- a CDS encoding sigma-70 family RNA polymerase sigma factor: MTTTTSGTPTRATSRPGPPAGDGTVGPRAQEPGTGPAGEDLTGEEFAARLAPLRREILAHCYRMTGSVHDAEDMLQETYLRAWRAMRGFENRSSLRTWMFRIATNTCLTHLEGRRRRPLPTGLGAPAADPREQPREDRTTPWLEPMPDRLVWATAPADPAETAVDRDTVRLAFVAALQHLTAQQRAVLLLRDVLAWSAAEVADALGLSVAAVNSTLQRARAHMANVQDVTPLEPTDPRHQELLARYVAAFEAYDVAAIVELLAADVVWEMPPFPGWYTGPRAVGELIGTWCPARAAGDMRLVPTSANGLPSFAMYMRDAQGRHRAFQLQQVAVTAAGVRHVTVWFDDDLFARFGLPTELD, from the coding sequence GTGACGACGACCACATCGGGAACGCCGACCCGAGCGACCAGCCGGCCCGGCCCGCCGGCCGGGGACGGGACCGTGGGCCCCCGCGCCCAGGAGCCCGGGACCGGACCGGCAGGCGAGGACCTGACCGGGGAGGAGTTCGCGGCGCGCCTCGCCCCGCTGCGCCGTGAGATCCTCGCGCACTGCTACCGGATGACGGGTTCGGTGCACGACGCGGAGGACATGCTGCAGGAGACGTACCTGCGCGCGTGGCGTGCGATGCGCGGGTTCGAGAACCGCTCGTCGCTGCGCACGTGGATGTTCCGCATCGCGACCAACACCTGCCTGACGCACCTCGAGGGCCGGCGACGCCGTCCGCTGCCCACAGGACTGGGCGCGCCGGCCGCGGACCCCCGCGAGCAGCCGCGGGAGGACCGCACCACGCCGTGGCTGGAGCCGATGCCCGACCGCCTCGTGTGGGCGACGGCCCCGGCCGACCCGGCGGAGACGGCGGTGGACCGTGACACGGTGCGGCTCGCCTTCGTCGCCGCGCTGCAGCACCTCACGGCCCAGCAGCGGGCCGTGCTGCTGCTGCGGGACGTGCTCGCGTGGTCGGCTGCCGAGGTCGCCGACGCCCTGGGGCTGTCGGTGGCCGCGGTGAACTCGACGCTGCAGCGGGCGCGGGCCCACATGGCCAACGTGCAGGACGTCACGCCCCTGGAGCCCACGGACCCGCGCCACCAGGAGCTCCTCGCCCGGTACGTCGCAGCCTTCGAGGCCTACGACGTGGCGGCCATCGTCGAGCTGCTCGCCGCTGACGTCGTGTGGGAGATGCCGCCCTTTCCCGGCTGGTACACCGGTCCCCGCGCGGTGGGCGAGCTCATCGGGACGTGGTGCCCGGCCCGGGCGGCCGGCGACATGCGCCTGGTGCCGACGTCGGCGAACGGGCTGCCCTCGTTCGCGATGTACATGCGCGACGCGCAGGGTCGTCACCGGGCGTTCCAGCTCCAGCAGGTCGCGGTGACCGCGGCGGGGGTGCGCCACGTGACGGTGTGGTTCGACGACGACCTGTTCGCACGGTTCGGGCTGCCGACCGAGCTCGACTGA